The Saccharomonospora cyanea NA-134 genome includes a region encoding these proteins:
- the purH gene encoding bifunctional phosphoribosylaminoimidazolecarboxamide formyltransferase/IMP cyclohydrolase yields MSERTPAGQRPVRRALIGVSDKSGLLELATGLHAAGVEIVSTGGTARVIADAGVPVTPVEEVTGFPESFDGRVKTLHPRVHAGLLADTTREEHVEQLRSLDIAPFDLLVVNLYPFESTVASGAGPDECVENIDIGGPAMVRAAAKNHASVAVVVDPSRYGWVLQRVRDGGFELAERRRLAAQAFAHTAAYDTAVASWFASAYAPDGDADESGFPDFLGATWQRHAVLRYGENPHQRAAIYRGSAPTGLAFSEQLHGKEMSYNNYVDTDAARRAAFDFSEPAVAIIKHANPCGVAVGMDIAEAHRKAHACDPVSAFGGVIAANRPVTLELAEQIADVFTEVVLAPDFDADALEVLRRKKNIRLLRLPEQAWSDTTELRPISGGVLVQNADRIDAEGDDPANWTLATGEAVDADTLADLAFAWRAIRSVKSNAILLAHGQATVGVGMGQVNRVDAARLAVSRAGDRAKNSVAASDAFFPFPDGLQVLLDAGVRAVVQPGGSVRDAEVIAAAEAAGATVYFTGTRHFTH; encoded by the coding sequence GTGAGCGAGCGGACCCCGGCGGGACAGCGGCCCGTGCGGCGAGCGTTGATCGGCGTGTCCGACAAGAGCGGACTGCTGGAACTGGCGACGGGGCTGCACGCGGCCGGGGTGGAGATCGTCTCCACGGGCGGCACGGCGCGGGTCATCGCCGACGCCGGAGTGCCCGTGACACCCGTCGAGGAGGTCACCGGGTTCCCCGAGTCGTTCGACGGCAGGGTCAAGACGTTGCACCCGAGGGTGCACGCCGGGCTGCTCGCCGACACGACGCGCGAGGAGCACGTCGAGCAGCTGCGTTCGCTGGACATCGCTCCGTTCGATCTCCTCGTGGTGAACCTCTACCCGTTCGAGAGCACGGTCGCCTCCGGTGCCGGGCCCGACGAGTGCGTCGAGAACATCGACATCGGCGGACCCGCGATGGTGCGCGCGGCGGCGAAGAACCACGCGAGCGTCGCGGTGGTCGTGGACCCGTCGCGGTACGGCTGGGTGCTCCAGCGGGTGCGCGACGGCGGGTTCGAACTCGCGGAGCGCCGGCGCCTCGCCGCGCAGGCGTTCGCACACACGGCGGCCTACGACACGGCGGTGGCCTCCTGGTTCGCGAGTGCCTACGCGCCCGACGGCGACGCCGACGAGAGCGGTTTCCCCGACTTCCTCGGCGCCACGTGGCAGCGTCACGCCGTACTGCGCTACGGCGAGAACCCGCACCAGCGTGCGGCGATCTACCGCGGTTCGGCTCCGACGGGGCTCGCGTTCTCCGAGCAGTTGCACGGCAAGGAGATGTCGTACAACAACTACGTCGACACCGACGCGGCGCGCCGTGCGGCGTTCGACTTCTCCGAACCCGCCGTGGCGATCATCAAACACGCCAACCCGTGTGGCGTCGCGGTGGGCATGGACATCGCCGAGGCGCACCGCAAGGCACACGCGTGTGATCCCGTGTCCGCCTTCGGTGGAGTCATCGCCGCCAACCGGCCGGTGACCCTCGAATTGGCGGAGCAGATCGCCGACGTGTTCACCGAGGTCGTCCTCGCCCCCGACTTCGACGCCGATGCGCTGGAAGTGCTGCGGCGGAAGAAGAACATCCGCCTGCTGAGGTTGCCTGAGCAGGCGTGGTCGGACACCACCGAGTTGCGGCCGATCTCGGGCGGTGTGCTGGTGCAGAACGCCGACCGCATCGATGCCGAGGGTGACGATCCGGCCAACTGGACGCTCGCCACCGGTGAGGCCGTCGACGCCGACACCCTGGCCGATCTGGCGTTCGCGTGGCGGGCCATCAGGTCGGTGAAGTCGAACGCCATCCTGCTCGCGCACGGCCAGGCCACCGTGGGTGTCGGCATGGGCCAGGTCAACCGGGTCGACGCGGCGCGGCTGGCGGTGAGCCGGGCTGGTGACCGCGCGAAGAACTCGGTGGCGGCCTCGGACGCGTTCTTCCCGTTCCCCGACGGCCTCCAGGTCCTGCTCGACGCGGGGGTGCGTGCGGTGGTGCAGCCCGGCGGTTCCGTGCGGGACGCCGAGGTGATCGCCGCGGCCGAGGCCGCGGGCGCCACCGTCTACTTCACCGGTACCCGGCACTTCACCCACTGA
- a CDS encoding helix-turn-helix transcriptional regulator gives MLETSARLLRLLALLQTPREWRGTELAARLSVSPRTVRNDIERLRSLGYPVHATRGSSGGYRLEPGADVPPLLLDDDEAVAVAVGLRTAANGGIAGIEETSLRALAKLERVLPSRLRHRLNALTTYTTPVPRDDGGPTVEADVLTSVVTAARDHETLRFDYRTHDGEPARRIAEPHRVVTWGRRWYLLGWDVERQDWRTYRVDRMVPRVPTGPRFTPREIPGGDAAAYVSSGVSSAAWRLHARVVVHAPATVLAERVSPAVGVVEAVDEHTCVLHTGADTVDVLAVHLGLLGAPFEVTDPPELVAHVRELARRYAAATPAVPDDAGG, from the coding sequence ATGTTGGAAACCTCGGCACGCCTGCTTCGACTGCTCGCTCTCCTCCAGACCCCACGCGAGTGGCGGGGAACGGAGTTGGCCGCACGACTGTCCGTCTCACCCCGAACGGTGCGCAACGACATCGAACGGCTCCGCTCGCTCGGATACCCGGTGCACGCGACCCGCGGCTCGTCGGGCGGCTACCGGTTGGAGCCGGGCGCCGACGTTCCACCCCTGCTCCTCGACGACGACGAGGCGGTGGCCGTGGCGGTGGGCCTGCGCACGGCGGCGAACGGCGGCATCGCCGGCATCGAGGAGACCTCACTGCGCGCGCTGGCCAAGCTCGAACGCGTGCTGCCATCCAGGCTGCGACACCGGTTGAACGCGCTCACCACGTACACGACGCCGGTGCCGAGGGACGACGGCGGCCCCACCGTGGAAGCGGACGTGCTGACCAGCGTGGTCACGGCGGCACGCGACCACGAGACGCTCCGCTTCGACTACCGCACCCACGACGGTGAGCCGGCGCGCCGCATCGCGGAACCCCACCGGGTCGTCACGTGGGGACGGCGCTGGTACCTGCTGGGCTGGGACGTCGAGCGCCAGGACTGGCGGACCTACCGGGTCGACCGCATGGTGCCGCGCGTGCCCACCGGGCCCCGGTTCACCCCGCGTGAGATCCCCGGCGGCGACGCGGCGGCGTACGTCTCCAGTGGGGTGTCGTCGGCGGCGTGGCGGCTGCACGCCCGCGTCGTGGTGCACGCTCCGGCCACGGTGCTCGCCGAGCGCGTCTCACCGGCCGTGGGCGTGGTCGAGGCCGTCGACGAGCACACGTGCGTGCTGCACACCGGCGCCGACACCGTGGACGTGCTCGCCGTCCACCTCGGACTGCTCGGCGCGCCCTTCGAGGTCACCGACCCACCGGAACTCGTCGCGCACGTGCGGGAACTGGCCCGGCGGTACGCCGCCGCCACCCCGGCGGTACCGGACGACGCCGGTGGGTGA
- a CDS encoding epoxide hydrolase family protein — MTNSTENTAIRPFRIDVPQADLDDLRSRIRAARFPDELPGVGAEYGVTVDYVRALAEYWADGYDWRAFERRVNAYPQFTTEIDGQNIHFLHVTSPEPDALPLILTHGWPGSFVEYLDLIEPLTNPRAHGGDPSQAFHLVIPSMPGFGFSGPTKEKGWNVRRVAAAWAELMRRLGYTRYGAVGNDGGSMVSPEVGRVAPENVVGVHVTQIFSFPSGDPAELTDLSEQEAAALEHLNWFWEKMGAFNTLQAQQPQTLAFALQDSPVGQLAWNGQLFGAAVDADFTLDNVTLYWLTGTAASAARFYYENARVEPAAEPTTVPIGLAMPPEDFQTIRRFAERDHSKLVHWTELERGGHYAAHQVPELMVADLRTFFGSVR; from the coding sequence ATGACGAACAGCACCGAGAACACCGCGATCCGCCCCTTCCGCATCGACGTTCCGCAGGCCGACCTGGACGACCTGCGCAGCCGGATCCGCGCCGCGCGGTTCCCCGACGAGCTGCCGGGCGTGGGCGCGGAGTACGGCGTCACGGTCGACTACGTGCGCGCGCTCGCCGAGTACTGGGCGGACGGCTACGACTGGAGGGCCTTCGAGCGCCGGGTCAACGCCTACCCGCAGTTCACCACCGAGATCGACGGGCAGAACATCCACTTCCTGCACGTGACCTCGCCGGAGCCCGACGCGCTGCCGCTGATCCTCACGCACGGCTGGCCGGGCTCGTTCGTCGAGTACCTCGACCTGATCGAGCCGCTGACCAACCCGAGGGCGCACGGCGGTGACCCCTCGCAGGCGTTCCACCTGGTGATCCCGTCGATGCCCGGGTTCGGGTTCTCGGGGCCGACGAAGGAGAAGGGCTGGAACGTCCGGCGCGTGGCGGCGGCTTGGGCCGAGCTGATGCGCAGGCTCGGCTACACCCGGTACGGCGCCGTGGGCAACGACGGTGGGTCCATGGTGTCGCCCGAGGTGGGCCGGGTCGCACCGGAGAACGTGGTGGGCGTGCACGTCACCCAGATCTTCTCCTTCCCCAGCGGTGACCCGGCCGAGCTGACGGATCTCAGCGAGCAGGAGGCCGCCGCGCTGGAGCACCTGAACTGGTTCTGGGAGAAGATGGGAGCGTTCAACACGCTCCAGGCGCAGCAGCCGCAGACACTGGCGTTCGCGTTGCAGGACTCGCCCGTGGGGCAGCTCGCGTGGAACGGCCAGCTCTTCGGCGCGGCCGTGGACGCCGACTTCACGCTCGACAACGTGACGCTGTACTGGCTGACCGGGACGGCGGCCTCGGCGGCACGGTTCTACTACGAGAACGCTCGCGTGGAGCCTGCCGCCGAGCCGACGACCGTGCCGATCGGGCTGGCCATGCCACCGGAGGACTTCCAGACCATCCGGCGCTTCGCCGAACGGGACCACTCGAAGCTCGTGCACTGGACCGAACTGGAGCGTGGCGGTCACTACGCCGCCCACCAGGTGCCCGAGCTCATGGTGGCGGACCTGCGGACGTTCTTCGGCTCGGTGCGCTGA
- a CDS encoding TNT domain-containing protein — MCRASAAFISQDVDVALPTQLNATEQDTLVKQIGLSLLRAAPRDWRRVTVEYRAVGRYHELTGETVLSDGTTQEWVATHDIASLFGRLRSGMYREGRGTWFNARYQLDHPSSYNLEYDREEPTWDLAPPPQAYADELRMFPRSEENVPDWLMRRMAGLGPERPGPRFRMARIFDGAGAGGRPVVNRPELDIEEQDRLLDYLDGAPVVVPGRGYDLDRLAANAESTVPIAFHSDGTWIWPAAVNYYLREYGISPEPEFVQHVRANGFSIPDVPDAVRQAAAAHVSRGAPPPPQRPAAPAPEQEHPSEQAESAQHAPVEQRREPQEPYEQEPPESDAERTRLAAPVPASPQGFDAERREPDEHDDQHFQESDAERTRIAAPPRFAEAEAASGDAHYDEGGYPEKPYGQEYDEKYDQKYDHGRHTREHYAEERYEGREYEDEGYEEEQHHGHPPQPDHSVDAATTFTPAAALDDGPPTTITPAQPPADAPAPPEPERERPRAAEPVAQQRTDEQAPAPAYDDGPPTEYSPGPLVYDEPVLEELQDRLEELGVPATVYRIGEPAERGWALEEAGEGWRVGWYDDKQLTSPAVFGDVEDAAAFMLGKLLLAPEGIAQEAPPQPSSDSGTLPRPPAPPQRVTATLPSDVATGARPPAPQEVQSEQRGPTPPREEPRRQQPTPPAPPVPQAQGGPTPPPSTPPSAPAAPPHRETQTPQNGQAQGAPGGKGSQWPIQPMPGEPPLTLFRGKEMRELPVGSELDRFGSSNGNLTYAAGTPFEERSLVPEWVNRPYHVYRVQRPLRVLAGVAIPWFNQPGGGAAYLLPASIDDLLADGDLIELEPSDPPVD; from the coding sequence ATGTGCCGTGCATCCGCGGCGTTCATTAGCCAAGATGTTGACGTGGCTCTACCGACCCAGCTGAACGCAACCGAGCAGGACACCCTGGTCAAGCAGATCGGTCTTTCCTTGCTACGGGCTGCCCCGCGCGACTGGCGCCGGGTGACCGTCGAGTACCGCGCCGTGGGGAGGTACCACGAACTGACGGGTGAAACCGTCCTCTCCGACGGAACCACCCAGGAGTGGGTCGCCACCCACGACATCGCCAGTCTGTTCGGCCGGTTGCGCTCGGGCATGTACCGCGAGGGGCGGGGCACCTGGTTCAACGCCCGCTACCAGCTCGACCACCCGTCGAGCTACAACCTCGAGTACGACCGGGAAGAGCCGACCTGGGACCTGGCTCCACCACCCCAGGCGTACGCCGACGAACTGCGCATGTTCCCCCGTTCCGAGGAGAACGTGCCCGACTGGCTCATGCGCCGGATGGCGGGCCTGGGGCCCGAACGACCGGGGCCGCGTTTCCGGATGGCCCGGATCTTCGACGGCGCGGGTGCAGGCGGACGCCCCGTCGTCAACCGGCCGGAGCTGGACATCGAGGAGCAGGACAGGCTGCTCGACTACCTCGACGGCGCCCCTGTGGTGGTGCCCGGCCGGGGATACGACCTCGACCGGCTCGCGGCCAACGCCGAGAGCACCGTGCCCATCGCGTTCCACAGTGACGGGACGTGGATCTGGCCCGCGGCCGTCAACTACTACCTGCGCGAGTACGGGATCTCCCCCGAACCGGAGTTCGTGCAGCACGTCCGCGCGAACGGGTTCAGTATTCCCGACGTGCCCGACGCCGTGCGGCAGGCGGCGGCGGCACACGTCTCGCGGGGCGCGCCGCCGCCACCGCAGCGTCCCGCCGCGCCCGCCCCCGAGCAGGAGCACCCGTCCGAGCAGGCGGAGTCCGCACAGCACGCGCCCGTCGAGCAGCGACGCGAGCCCCAGGAGCCGTACGAGCAGGAACCGCCCGAAAGCGACGCCGAACGCACCCGCCTCGCCGCACCGGTGCCCGCCTCGCCGCAGGGCTTCGACGCCGAGCGGCGAGAGCCCGACGAACACGACGACCAGCACTTCCAGGAAAGCGACGCGGAGCGCACCCGTATCGCCGCACCGCCTCGGTTCGCCGAGGCCGAGGCGGCATCCGGGGACGCCCACTACGACGAGGGCGGCTACCCCGAGAAGCCGTACGGCCAGGAGTACGACGAGAAGTACGACCAGAAGTACGACCATGGCCGGCACACCCGGGAGCACTACGCCGAGGAGCGCTACGAGGGCCGGGAGTACGAGGACGAGGGCTACGAGGAGGAGCAGCACCACGGCCACCCGCCGCAGCCCGACCACTCCGTCGACGCCGCGACCACGTTCACCCCGGCCGCGGCGCTCGACGACGGGCCGCCCACGACGATCACCCCGGCACAGCCCCCGGCCGACGCCCCGGCTCCCCCGGAACCCGAACGTGAGCGCCCCCGCGCGGCCGAACCCGTCGCCCAGCAGCGCACGGACGAGCAGGCCCCCGCGCCCGCCTACGACGACGGCCCGCCCACCGAGTACTCGCCGGGCCCCCTGGTTTACGACGAGCCGGTGCTGGAGGAACTCCAGGACCGCCTCGAGGAGCTGGGCGTGCCCGCCACGGTGTACCGCATCGGCGAACCCGCCGAGCGGGGCTGGGCGTTGGAGGAAGCCGGCGAGGGCTGGCGGGTCGGCTGGTACGACGACAAGCAGCTGACCAGCCCGGCGGTGTTCGGCGACGTGGAGGACGCGGCGGCGTTCATGCTCGGCAAGCTGCTGCTCGCACCCGAGGGCATCGCTCAGGAGGCGCCTCCGCAGCCGAGCTCCGACAGCGGCACACTGCCCCGCCCGCCCGCACCGCCGCAGCGAGTCACCGCGACGCTGCCTTCCGACGTCGCCACGGGTGCGCGGCCGCCGGCACCTCAGGAGGTGCAGAGCGAGCAGCGGGGGCCCACTCCGCCCAGGGAGGAACCGCGCAGGCAGCAACCGACGCCTCCCGCGCCACCCGTGCCTCAGGCCCAGGGCGGGCCCACGCCCCCGCCGTCGACACCGCCGTCGGCCCCGGCCGCACCGCCCCACCGCGAGACGCAGACACCGCAGAACGGCCAGGCTCAGGGCGCGCCGGGCGGTAAGGGAAGCCAGTGGCCCATCCAACCGATGCCGGGCGAGCCGCCACTCACGCTGTTCCGGGGCAAGGAGATGCGCGAGCTGCCCGTGGGCAGCGAGCTCGACCGCTTCGGCTCCTCCAACGGCAACCTCACCTACGCCGCGGGGACGCCGTTCGAGGAGCGCTCGCTGGTGCCCGAGTGGGTCAACCGCCCGTACCACGTGTACCGGGTACAGCGTCCCCTCCGCGTGCTCGCCGGTGTCGCCATTCCGTGGTTCAACCAGCCCGGCGGTGGCGCGGCCTACCTGCTGCCCGCGTCGATCGACGACCTGCTCGCCGACGGTGACCTGATCGAGCTGGAGCCCAGCGACCCGCCGGTGGACTGA
- a CDS encoding DMT family transporter → MATERARAVAGGPSDASFRSGGRRRELLGLVIAVVAGVGMAVQSRVNGELGRQLGDAVLAAVISFGGGLLLLFCSLPFSRRMRTGFRRVSSALRSKVLRPWHFLGGLAGATYVLGQSVTVVLIGVAMFTVGVVAGQTVSSLAVDRFGLGPAGVRAVTWPRVLGALIMVAAVGVAVGGDLLDAEADRVWALVLPLAAGVGMAVQQAFNGRVGEAAGSPLTATLVNFTVGTTALVVAWVVSLSTSDRALPEVFPAEPVLYAGGLLGVVFIAVASVLVSWTGVLLFGLASVAGQLIGSVVLDLVVPATGGGVSPATLVGCGVALVAVVVATVGGRRGGGRPLEESAP, encoded by the coding sequence ATGGCTACTGAACGTGCCCGCGCGGTGGCGGGTGGCCCCTCGGACGCGTCATTCCGATCGGGTGGCCGACGTCGTGAGCTACTGGGCCTGGTCATCGCCGTCGTCGCGGGAGTCGGCATGGCGGTGCAGAGCCGCGTCAACGGCGAACTGGGCAGGCAACTCGGCGACGCCGTCCTCGCGGCGGTCATCTCCTTCGGCGGCGGCCTGCTGTTGTTGTTCTGCTCCCTGCCGTTCTCCCGCCGGATGCGGACGGGCTTTCGCCGGGTCTCCTCGGCGTTGCGGTCGAAGGTGTTGCGGCCCTGGCACTTCCTCGGCGGCCTCGCGGGCGCCACCTACGTACTGGGGCAGTCGGTGACGGTGGTGCTGATCGGCGTCGCGATGTTCACCGTCGGGGTGGTGGCGGGTCAGACGGTGAGCAGCCTCGCCGTGGACCGGTTCGGGCTCGGGCCCGCCGGGGTGCGTGCGGTGACCTGGCCCCGCGTCCTCGGCGCGTTGATCATGGTGGCGGCGGTGGGCGTCGCCGTGGGAGGTGACCTCCTCGACGCCGAGGCCGACCGCGTGTGGGCTCTGGTGTTGCCACTGGCCGCCGGTGTCGGCATGGCGGTGCAGCAGGCGTTCAACGGCCGGGTCGGGGAGGCGGCGGGCAGCCCGCTCACCGCGACGCTGGTGAACTTCACGGTCGGGACCACCGCGCTGGTGGTGGCGTGGGTCGTCTCGCTGTCGACCTCCGACCGTGCACTGCCGGAGGTGTTCCCCGCCGAGCCGGTGCTCTACGCGGGCGGGCTGCTCGGGGTGGTGTTCATCGCGGTGGCGTCGGTGCTCGTCTCGTGGACGGGCGTGCTGCTGTTCGGCCTGGCCTCGGTGGCGGGGCAGCTCATCGGCTCGGTGGTGCTCGACCTGGTGGTCCCGGCCACGGGAGGCGGCGTCAGCCCCGCGACGCTGGTCGGCTGCGGGGTGGCACTCGTCGCCGTGGTGGTCGCGACGGTGGGCGGTCGACGAGGTGGCGGGCGGCCTTTGGAAGAATCGGCGCCGTGA
- a CDS encoding bifunctional methylenetetrahydrofolate dehydrogenase/methenyltetrahydrofolate cyclohydrolase, with protein sequence MTATILDGKATKDAIFAELAPRVSALSEQGRTPGLATVLVGDDPGSHAYVKMKHADCAKVGVNSIRRDLPADISQDDLHAVIDELNADPACTGYIVQLPLPKHLDSGAALERIDPAKDADGLAPLSLGRLVLNEPGFLPCTPLGIIELLRRYDVPLRGAQVTVVGRGITVGRTMGLLLTRRDVNATVTLCHTGTRDLAAEVRRADVVIAAAGSPGLVTAEMVKPGAAVLDVGVSRVDGKLTGDVAPGVEEVAGFVAPNPGGVGPMTRAMLVSNVVEAAERAARP encoded by the coding sequence GTGACGGCGACGATTCTCGACGGCAAGGCCACCAAGGACGCGATCTTCGCGGAGCTGGCACCGAGGGTGTCCGCGCTGAGCGAGCAAGGCCGCACCCCTGGCCTGGCGACCGTGCTCGTCGGTGACGATCCCGGGTCGCACGCGTACGTGAAGATGAAGCACGCCGACTGCGCGAAGGTCGGGGTGAACTCCATCCGCAGGGACCTGCCCGCGGACATCTCGCAGGACGACCTGCACGCCGTGATCGACGAACTCAACGCCGACCCGGCCTGCACCGGCTACATCGTGCAGCTTCCCCTGCCGAAGCACCTCGACTCGGGCGCCGCGCTCGAACGCATCGACCCGGCCAAGGACGCCGACGGGCTCGCGCCGCTCAGCCTCGGCAGGCTCGTGCTGAACGAGCCCGGGTTCCTGCCGTGCACGCCGCTGGGCATCATCGAGCTGCTGCGCCGCTACGACGTGCCGCTGCGGGGCGCGCAGGTCACCGTCGTCGGCCGCGGCATCACGGTCGGCCGGACCATGGGGTTGCTGCTGACCCGCCGCGACGTGAACGCCACCGTGACCCTGTGCCACACGGGCACGCGCGACCTCGCGGCCGAGGTGCGACGCGCGGACGTCGTCATCGCGGCGGCCGGCTCGCCGGGCCTCGTCACCGCCGAGATGGTCAAGCCGGGTGCCGCCGTGCTCGACGTGGGCGTGTCCCGGGTGGACGGCAAGCTGACCGGCGACGTGGCACCGGGTGTGGAGGAGGTCGCGGGCTTCGTCGCCCCGAACCCCGGCGGGGTGGGGCCGATGACGAGAGCGATGCTGGTGTCCAACGTCGTCGAGGCCGCCGAGCGCGCCGCGCGACCGTGA
- a CDS encoding DUF3017 domain-containing protein produces MSTAVETRKPRRPGNALVEYLPFAAVLALVAFGLLRIAMYHWREGAVLIGGALLVAAVLRAALAHRNLALLTIRTRTVDVLSYAGLGLLILFVALTITGGPLR; encoded by the coding sequence GTGAGCACCGCCGTGGAGACCCGCAAGCCCCGCAGGCCGGGAAACGCACTGGTGGAGTACCTGCCGTTCGCCGCCGTCCTGGCGCTGGTCGCGTTCGGTCTGCTGCGCATCGCGATGTATCACTGGCGGGAGGGCGCGGTGCTCATCGGTGGCGCGCTGCTCGTGGCGGCGGTGCTGCGCGCGGCCCTGGCACATCGGAACCTGGCGCTGTTGACCATTCGGACGCGCACCGTCGACGTGCTCAGCTACGCGGGGCTCGGGTTGTTGATCCTGTTCGTGGCTCTGACGATCACGGGCGGGCCGTTGCGCTGA
- a CDS encoding GtrA family protein → MAGRGPVPGRRGELARFVTVGAFTFVVDNTVWYLLKLTVLVEHPTTAKGVGILVATIVSYVLNREWSFRERGGHQRPHEAALFFAVSAVALVVNVIPLYVSRYVVGLQRPHVDLVTQEVADFLSGSVLGVALAMSWRFWAFRRWVFPEGVPETPKGAPRP, encoded by the coding sequence GTGGCAGGGCGGGGCCCGGTGCCGGGCAGGAGAGGCGAGCTGGCCCGCTTCGTCACCGTCGGGGCGTTCACGTTCGTCGTCGACAACACGGTCTGGTACCTGCTCAAGCTCACGGTGCTCGTGGAGCATCCGACGACGGCCAAGGGCGTCGGCATCCTGGTGGCCACCATCGTCTCGTACGTGCTCAACCGCGAGTGGTCGTTCCGGGAGCGGGGTGGCCACCAGCGTCCGCACGAGGCGGCGTTGTTCTTCGCCGTCAGCGCCGTGGCGCTGGTCGTCAACGTGATCCCGCTGTACGTCTCGCGCTACGTCGTCGGCCTGCAACGCCCGCACGTCGATTTGGTGACGCAGGAGGTGGCCGACTTCCTCAGCGGTTCGGTGCTGGGAGTGGCGCTGGCGATGTCGTGGCGGTTCTGGGCGTTCCGGCGCTGGGTCTTCCCGGAAGGTGTCCCCGAAACGCCGAAAGGGGCGCCTCGGCCATGA
- a CDS encoding MFS transporter: MPIALLALAIGAFGIGTTEFVMMGVLPEIARDLGISIPTAGNFITAYALGVVVGAPLLTAVAVRLSRKTMLLSMMGVFTISNALFAFSPNPETGMLFRFLAGLPHGAFFGAGAVVAATLAGPKRRAKAVSMMFLGLTLANVIGVPAGTFLGQQVGWRATFGVVALIGVVALAAIAKLVPHQRQTTNTSLRGELGAFRKPQVWFALAIVTFGLGGGFASLSYVSPVLTDVSGYDGTSVTLLLSLAGLGMTVGNVLGGRLADRFPLPGLYGALTALAVVLLTFTVTADSKIGAAVTLFLVGMTSFMVGPMMQARIMEKAGGAQSMVSAAVQSAFNIANSIGAYLGGLAIAGGFGLVSPNVVGAMLAVVGITLTVASSIFDRKRTPAPAPAVEDTELDVELPRESRPEPVAA, from the coding sequence GTGCCCATCGCGCTGCTCGCGCTCGCGATCGGTGCCTTCGGCATCGGTACCACCGAATTCGTCATGATGGGTGTGCTGCCCGAGATCGCCCGCGACCTCGGCATCTCCATCCCCACGGCAGGCAACTTCATCACCGCGTACGCCCTGGGCGTCGTGGTCGGCGCACCGCTGCTCACCGCCGTCGCAGTGCGGCTGTCACGCAAGACGATGCTGCTGTCCATGATGGGCGTGTTCACCATCAGCAATGCCCTGTTCGCCTTCTCCCCAAACCCCGAGACGGGCATGTTGTTCCGATTTCTCGCCGGACTCCCCCACGGCGCGTTCTTCGGAGCCGGAGCAGTCGTCGCGGCCACCCTCGCAGGCCCGAAGCGCAGGGCCAAGGCCGTGTCGATGATGTTCCTCGGCCTGACCCTGGCCAACGTCATCGGCGTGCCCGCGGGCACCTTCCTCGGCCAGCAGGTCGGCTGGAGGGCGACGTTCGGTGTCGTCGCGCTGATCGGTGTCGTGGCGCTCGCCGCGATCGCCAAGCTCGTCCCCCACCAGCGCCAGACGACGAACACCTCGCTGCGTGGCGAGCTCGGCGCCTTCCGCAAGCCCCAGGTGTGGTTCGCGCTCGCCATCGTCACCTTCGGTCTCGGCGGCGGATTCGCCAGCCTGAGCTACGTGTCCCCCGTGCTCACGGACGTGTCCGGGTACGACGGCACCAGCGTCACGCTCCTGCTGTCGCTGGCAGGCCTCGGCATGACCGTCGGCAACGTGCTCGGCGGCAGGCTCGCCGACCGCTTCCCCCTCCCCGGCCTGTACGGCGCCCTGACCGCCCTGGCCGTCGTGCTGCTGACGTTCACCGTCACGGCTGACAGCAAGATCGGCGCCGCCGTCACGCTGTTCCTGGTCGGCATGACCTCGTTCATGGTCGGCCCCATGATGCAGGCCCGCATCATGGAGAAGGCCGGTGGCGCGCAGTCGATGGTGTCCGCCGCCGTGCAGTCGGCGTTCAACATCGCCAACTCCATCGGTGCCTACCTCGGAGGCCTCGCCATCGCCGGTGGCTTCGGTCTCGTCTCCCCCAACGTGGTGGGTGCCATGCTGGCCGTCGTCGGCATCACGCTGACCGTGGCGTCCAGCATCTTCGACCGCAAGCGGACCCCCGCCCCCGCACCCGCGGTCGAGGACACCGAGCTCGACGTCGAGCTCCCCCGGGAATCCCGACCCGAACCCGTCGCGGCGTGA
- a CDS encoding DUF1918 domain-containing protein has translation MHASVGDTIRVHGRTVGAGEQEGEIIEVRGEHGEPPYLVRFSDGHEGLMFPGPDCEVEAHAE, from the coding sequence ATGCATGCATCCGTGGGAGACACGATCCGCGTCCACGGGCGCACCGTCGGCGCGGGCGAGCAAGAGGGCGAGATCATCGAGGTCCGGGGAGAACACGGCGAGCCGCCGTACCTCGTGCGGTTCTCCGACGGCCACGAGGGGCTGATGTTCCCCGGCCCCGACTGCGAGGTCGAGGCACACGCCGAATAG